One genomic region from Carettochelys insculpta isolate YL-2023 chromosome 4, ASM3395843v1, whole genome shotgun sequence encodes:
- the PCED1A gene encoding PC-esterase domain-containing protein 1A has translation MVTFLTQEVRQLLHNKFVVIVGDSIQRAVYKDLVLLLQKDCLLSQSQLKAKGELSFESDCLVEGGMLSELNNGTGYKEVRQYRTAHHLVRFYFVTRVYSAYLESILADFQAGPQPDVLVMNSCLWDVSRYGPRSMTQYRTNLEKAFNRLDKVLPHTCLLLWNMTMPVSRKIIGGFLVPELQHRSKELRHDVIEGNFYGAVLASSHRFDVLDLHYYFRLEAHNRCRDGIHWNEAVHRRISHLLLAHVADAWGVEIPEKRPLEGCSGTSALEWVSQPGPCPERQAAPPCPWGPEWGSSCPPWTPLPRWHLGCSSKDPAFQEDCPFLPSPAGLDAPLTGYISFEDCPGFGAQDVGNGFLALWDAPHTLPGPAPFSLPPWSPTQRGRGWRSPGFVMRRQPVSRRPGPPYARPRYRCY, from the exons ATGGTCACTTTCCTGACGCAGGAGGTCCGGCAGCTGCTGCACAACAAGTTTGTGGTGATCGTGGGGGACTCCA TCCAGCGAGCCGTCTACAAGGACCTGGTGCTGCTTTTGCAGAAGGATTGTCtcctcagccagtcccagctgAAAGCCAAG GGGGAGCTGAGCTTTGAGAGTGACTGCCTGGTGGAGGGCGGCATGCTGAGTGAGCTGAACAACGGCACTGGCTACAAGGAGGTGCGGCAGTACCGCACCGCCCACCACCTGGTGCGCTTCTACTTCGTCACCCGCGTCTACTCCGCCTACCTGGAGAGCATCCTGGCCGACTTCCAGGCGGGGCCCCAGCCCGACGTGCTCGTCATGAACTCCTGCTTGTGGGACGTGAGCAG GTACGGCCCCCGGTCCATGACGCAGTACCGCACGAACCTGGAGAAGGCCTTCAAccggctggacaaggtgctgccccacacctgcctgctgctctggAACATGACCATGCCCGTGAGCCGCAAGATCATCGGCGGCTTCCTCGTCCCCGAG ctgcagcaccgcAGCAAGGAGCTGCGCCACGACGTGATTGAGGGCAACTTCTACGGGGCggtgctggccagcagccaccgcttCGACGTGCTGGACCTGCACTACTACTTCCGCCTGGAGGCGCACAACCGCTGCAGGGACGGCATCCACTGGAACGAGGCCGTCCACCGCCGGAtcagccacctgctgctggccCACGTGGCCGACGCCTGGGGCGTGGAGATCCCCGAGAAGAGGCCCCTGGAAG GTTGCTCCGGGACCAGTGCTCTGGAGTGGGTCTCCCAGCCCGGCCCGTGCCCTGAGCGCCaggctgccccgccctgcccctggg GGCCcgagtggggcagcagctgccccccctGGACGCCGCTGCCCCGCTGGCACTTGGGCTGCTCCTCCAAGGACCCTGCCTTCCAGGAggactgccccttcctccccagcccggcGGGACTGGACGCGCCCCTCACCGGGTACATCAGCTTCGAGGACTGCCCCGGCTTCGGTGCACAGG ATGTCGGCAATGGTTTCCTGGCCCTCTGGGATGCGCCCCACACTCTGCCTGGCCCCgcgcccttctccctgcccccttggaGCCCGACCCAGCGAGGCCGTGGCTGGCGCTCCCCTGGCTTTGTAATGCGGCGGCAGCCGGTGAGCCGGAGGCCTGGGCCGCCCTACGCCAGGCCCCGCTACCGCTGCTACTGA